The following proteins are encoded in a genomic region of Jaculus jaculus isolate mJacJac1 chromosome 13, mJacJac1.mat.Y.cur, whole genome shotgun sequence:
- the LOC101612434 gene encoding putative vomeronasal receptor-like protein 4, whose protein sequence is MHWSHLTQTVIFPSLIGPGIMGNILIFERHVHIFVMGTEKKPIDLILIHLAFSNITIICNMEIKDIATVFYFRNFLGDAGCKVVVFLGRMARGLSICTTCLLSMVQAVTINPRMTLWRKLKPQTAGQVLPYLLLFWMLNSLISSNLLFFIMAVSPVNRSVVGTYAGYCYMAPSRLLMRWLFISLMALRDAIFQSLMGWSSVSMALHLYKHHKRVSYLHSTQIVKNSSPEIRATQSTLILMACFLFFYWGDFIFSFYIGSRVTRESIVSVIKTFLDLSYAVVSPFVLISRDVHAAKNRRVQ, encoded by the coding sequence ATGCACTGGAGTCACCTCACCCAGACAGTAATCTTCCCTTCTCTCATTGGACCTGGAATCATGGGCAATATTCTAATATTTGAGAgacatgtacatatttttgtcATGGGAACTGAGAAAAAACCCATAGACCTTATCCTTATTcacttggcattttcaaatataacAATTATTTGTAATATGGAAATCAAAGACATAGCCACAGTGTTTTATTTTAGGAACTTCCTAGGTGATGCTGGTTGTAAAGTTGTGGTTTTTCTGGGAAGGATGGCTCGAGGACTCTCCATCTGCACCACCTGTCTCCTCAGCATGGTCCAGGCTGTCACCATCAACCCCAGGATGACCCTGTGGAGAAAACTCAAACCACAGACTGCAGGACAGGTTCTTCCCTACCTCCTCCTCTTTTGGATGTTAAACTCTCTGATAAGCTCCAATTTGCTGTTCTTTATCATGGCAGTCAGTCCTGTGAACAGATCTGTTGTTGGCACATATGCTGGGTATTGCTATATGGCTCCATCGAGGCTCTTAATGAGATGGCTTTTCATCTCACTCATGGCACTTCGTGATGCCATCTTCCAGAGTCTAATGGGCTGGAGCAGTGTGTCCATGGCTCTCCATCTCTATAAACATCACAAACGTGTCTCCTACCTTCACAGCACCCAGATTGTAAAgaattccagcccagaaatcAGAGCCACACAAAGCACTCTCATTCTCAtggcctgttttctttttttctactggggagatttcattttttccttctacATAGGTTCCAGGGTGACACGTGAGTCCATAGTTTCAGTAATTAAAACTTTTCTAGACCTGAGTTATGCTGTTGTCAGCCCCTTTGTCTTGATCAGCAGAGATGTCCATGCTGCTAAGAACCGGAGAGTTCAGTGA
- the LOC101612728 gene encoding putative vomeronasal receptor-like protein 4: MMWNNLIHTIVCLFLIGLGIVGNIPIFMGHIYTFLTRPEKKPIDIILTHLAFSNMVIICAAVVREKAIILYFKNFLTDAGCKIVVFLGRMARGLSICTTCLLSMVQAVTINPRMTLWGKLKPQTAGQVLPYLLLFWTFNSLISSNMLHYITAESPVNRSVVGTYAGYCYLLPSRLIVRWLFLSLMAFRDVIFQSLMGWSSASMALHLYKHHKRVLYLHSSKCVNNSSPEIRATLSTLILMACFLFFYWLDFIFSFYIGSMVTYDFIILMIKTFLQFGYAVLSPFVFISRNVHVAKSWCVY, encoded by the coding sequence ATGATGTGGAACAACCTCATCCACACAATAGTCTGCCTTTTCCTTATTGGACTTGGAATTGTGGGGAATATCCCAATATTTATGGGACATATATATACTTTTCTCACACGGCCTGAGAAGAAACCCATAGACATTATCCTCACTcacttggcattttcaaatatggTCATTATTTGTGCTGCAGTCGTCAGAGAGAAAgccataattttatatttcaagaaTTTTCTAACAGATGCTGGCTGCAAAATAGTGGTTTTTCTGGGAAGGATGGCTCGAGGTCTCTCCATCTGCACCACCTGTCTCCTCAGCATGGTCCAGGCTGTCACCATCAACCCCAGGATGACTCTATGGGGAAAACTCAAACCACAGACTGCGGGGCAGGTTCTTCCCTATCTCCTCCTCTTCTGGACATTTAATTCTCTGATAAGCTCCAACATGCTGCATTATATCACAGCAGAAAGTCCTGTGAACAGATCTGTGGTTGGCACATATGCTGGGTATTGCTATCTGTTACCATCTAGGCTAATAGTGAGGTGGCTTTTCCTCTCCCTCATGGCTTTCCGTGATGTCATCTTCCAGAGTCTCATGGGCTGGAGCAGTGCGTCCATGGCTCTGCATCTGTATAAACATCACAAGCGCGTCCTCTACCTTCATAGCTCCAAGTGTGTGAACAATTCCAGCCCAGAAATCAGAGCCACACTGAGCACTCTCATTCTCATggcctgtttccttttcttttattggttagatttcattttctccttctacATAGGCTCCATGGTAACATATGATTTCATCATTTTAATGATTAAAACTTTTCTACAATTTGGTTATGCTGTTCTCAGCCCCTTTGTCTTCATCAGCAGAAATGTCCATGTGGCTAAATCCTGGTGTGTTTACTAA
- the LOC101613019 gene encoding putative vomeronasal receptor-like protein 4, whose translation MLWDNLLWTVLFLSLNGPGIMGNILTLVRHVYTFVTGTEKKNIDLILIHLAFSNITIICSIEIRDTAAVFYFRNFLGEAGCKVVVFLGRMGRGLSICTTSLLSMVQAVTINPRMTLWRKLKPQTAKQVLPYVLFFWIFNCLISSNLLFFITAVSPVNRSVVGTYGGYCYMLPSKLMVRWLFIALMALRDVIFQTFMGWSSASMALHLYKHHKRVSYLHSSNSTNNSSPEIRATLSTLILMTCFLFFYWADFLFSLYTGYTVTHGSIISILKSFLELGYAVLSPFVLISRDVPFTKYWSIH comes from the coding sequence ATGCTTTGGGACAACCTCCTCTGGACAGtactcttcctttctcttaatgGACCAGGAATTATGGGGAATATCCTAACACTTGTGAGACATGTATATACGTTTGTCACTGGGACTGAGAAAAAAAACATAGACCTTATCCTTATTcacttggcattttcaaatataacAATTATCTGTAGCATTGAAATTAGAGACACAGCTGCAGTTTTTTATTTTAGGAACTTCCTAGGTGAGGCTGGTTGTAAAGTTGTGGTTTTTCTGGGAAGGATGGGACGAGGTCTCTCCATCTGCACCACCTCTCTCCTCAGCATGGTCCAGGCTGTCACCATCAACCCCAGGATGACCCTGTGGAGAAAACTCAAACCACAGACTGCAAAGCAGGTTCTTCCCTATGTCCTCTTCTTTTGGATCTTTAATTGTCTGATAAGCTCCAATTTGCTGTTCTTTATCACAGCAGTGAGTCCTGTGAACAGATCTGTTGTTGGCACATATGGTGGGTATTGCTATATGCTACCATCAAAGCTAATGGTGAGGTGGCTTTTCATTGCTCTCATGGCTCTCCGTGATGTCATCTTCCAGACTTTTATGGGCTGGAGCAGTGCGTCCATGGCTCTCCATCTGTATAAACATCACAAGCGTGTCTCCTACCTTCACAGCTCTAACTCTACAAACAATTCCAGCCCTGAAATCAGAGCCACACTGAGCACTCTCATTCTCATGacctgtttccttttcttctattGGGCAGATTTCCTCTTCTCCTTATACACAGGTTACACAGTGACACATGGTTCTATAATCTCAATTCTTAAAAGTTTTCTAGAACTTGGTTATGCTGTTCTCAGCCCCTTTGTCCTGATCAGCAGAGATGTCCCTTTTACTAAATACTGGAGCATTCATTAA